The Gossypium hirsutum isolate 1008001.06 chromosome D07, Gossypium_hirsutum_v2.1, whole genome shotgun sequence genome includes the window atctgaaCCCATCATTAAAATCGTAATTATTTTCCgtcaaaatttgtcaacttagaATTTTGATTAGGTTGTGCTCATATGACAATATATATGattagtaaaaaataaatatgataagtTGACAAATCTTGATAAAAACTACCAACAACAATAATGATTGGACTAATActtttaaattgtaaaagtaggaggattaattttttttaactttttaaaaatataataatattattataaaagcaTGATATATACTTCGGGTTtgatttaatacattttttttgaatttttcatattttctaagTTTGAAAGAGGGATATGTAAAACTTAGGTCTAAACTTTGGAGATGAGATTACCGAGAATGGCAACTACAACATGTTTGGGGTAAAATGAAACAAATTGATAGTTAAGATatcatttttgacaaaaaaaaaattaagtacctaactGAGAAAAGTAATATAATTTGagattaattttgtaattaaacttggtaaaaaaatttaaatattttaattacaaaaacaatTATTTAACACATTgatcatgttttttttaaattttacaaaccaCCTTAAAAAATTAACCAgcatcattaattaatttttaaatgaataaataagacaatgataaaattttaatctacttatatgaaattaaaaaaattgctatcaataaatcaaataataatcatgtttaactcttataaaattaaaatattctgaAATAATAATTTATGGACCGGAGAGGTCAAGATTAGATGGCTACCCCCAAAACTTTTTTACCCTATAGAATCCAAAGCagatttcataaaataaaattaaatattccaTGGTGGCTTAAACTTTAATTCCGATTCAATCATAcacattcaaaaaaataaatgtattaatttatttttatattggataaatataattatttatgtatgcaatatataaacagataattatgttaataattcacgagaattaaattaaattaaaattttatgtataaaattacatgTTACATTCGAACGGATAAAACTTTATTTACATTTCGATATAAAAACAATAATTGAAAATGATATAACTTCAATTCATTAtttgtaaagttaaaaaaaaatatatcccaaaaatacataaaattgaatttaaaattcaattaagtcattatcACTAATGTTATCAAAGTGAGTCAAAGGAGTTGGCCAAATATACCACAATATTCAATTTCAATGttgagaaataaaatttgatGAATGGCTCTGTGTTTAAAGCAACAAAAGTCCCCTTTTTTTAAAGGCCAAATTGACTTCCCATGTCCATATATAATTACCAAGAGATTTTATTGGATCAATAAACCGCAAGTGCAATGATAAAATAcattatattttcaataaatGTATTCAGGTTTAAATTCTAAAAACGGCATTTAAGAGAAAAATAACTATAAACCCTAAAAATTgatattataaaaaaacaaatgaacACTTCGAAAAAATTAATCTTcgtaaattataaataaaaaatcaaaattactttgttctttttttaaacGTCTCAAAACATTGCATGAAGCCATTTTTCAAGGCTTGTAAGTTCCTAGTAGTTGCCTTTTTCCCTATTTTAACTCAACCTTGCATTTAAACCTATAAACCAATCACTCAACTCAAAAGGCAATGGAACCTACTTCTAGAAACTAAAATTATTTCtacttttataattattatatcatGATATTTGTTaatgataatgaattttatggtgatcatcatcatcaattaCGTTTACAAAAAGAAGTGGTTATTATGCcaattgagtcttagcttgattGGTATGGTTATTAATGTCAATACAAGATGATGTGAGTTTGAATGTGTTGAAGCATATTATCCTGATATTTATGGGTTGGGAGGCTATGAGGAGTAGTtttaggcattgtgtcaaaaagaataaatatgatcaaaacctataatgagaatattaaaaaaatgattatagacaaatttaattttgtttatattaaaattaaatttgatttaattgtgttaaaaatatttattagcaACAAAAACATTGTACAATAGTTAGCTTTTAAAATCAAAAGTactcaaaaagtaaaaaaaaactcgGGTTGAGGCATTTTTTTGGCTTATAAGTTTTGGAAATCATAAAAATATCCTCATTTACAttatctatttaaaaatatttaaaatttatattaaattattttttataaaaaattatttaaatatcatttatcattatatttaaaatattaaaatattttatgtatcattaaatttataaataatttatattaattatttaaaattttatatttcatgcatcattgtattaaattatttaaatataatttaaattaatttatattttttattttcgttaAAATAAATGCTTGGTAGTCATGTTTGGTAGGATGTAAAATGTTTACTTTTCAtggatttttttaattctttataattttgtTACATCAAAATATAAGAGTAAGCTACACCCAATGTCACtaaattagtaagtttatattttagttgctcaactttaaaaaattataaagtgataattaaactatttgaaagttgtCATTTATATCATTAAGCTATTAAAATCGATGTGGCATAACCTTATTTACTAGCGCCGCTTGTCTACAAGTTGACTGTTACGAATCTACAAATGAAAATCCAAATAGCCGTCAAATCAACTTAAATCTCAAGTATGTACTTCAACTCGTAAATAAATATTGACCCTCATACCAATCATCAAATAATCAATCTGCTAGCCAGACTTTCAATTTATATAAacaactttcaaataattcaataatcattttataattttttaaaaccgAATGAACAAATATAGTTACTTTCCTACAAACTTATGATCAACGGTCAAAAATTATCTTTTTTCACGtaaataaaaagttgaaaaagtgTTGGACAACttactagtttttttttaaacacaaTAGTGAGTATAATTTTCTATCACATTCACATTCCCAAAAAAGCATTTCACGAGTTAAACAAGTTAATATAAATTTCCCACTATCTAAAGGAATAAATTCCACATGAAACTCTCTTTTAAAAAAGAGAACATTTtggatttataattattttttaaaatatatatataaagatttaCAAATAtggaataataaaattaaataaatctcaaGTATAAAATACACATCAATAAACTTTTCAAATACAATCCATAAATTATTCCATAAACAATAAAATGCATAATCCATCATTcaataacaaaaaatttaaattttttttccggCCGGTCTGTACAGGAACACAATGGTACCGTCTCCAAAACGAAACTGAATGTTTGTTACTGAAATGGAGCATTCCAGGCAGTACCGGAACAGAATTTTACTACTTTTTCTGCAATCAACCTAGCCCAACACtactttatatttaaattaattataaaaatatgtgaaagttcAACAATCCATGTAGGCTTTTAGAAGGCAAAATACTCATGGTGCTTCCTTTTGAACCATGGAGCAAATCCAAGTAAAAAAAGAATCAACTGTAAGAATTGGcaagtaattataaaataaatacaatcaCACAAGCCATAAAATAATTGATGacaagctatatatatatatataataagaacaCTATGGCAGACATATACTCTTGAGTTCCTGGGAACATGCACATAGAGAAAATCTCATACTAACAGTCGCATCCTAGTAAATCAACCCGCCCCCAAACAAGGGAAAAGAAGGGTTCTCCAAACCAATCATATTTCGTGgttttaacatgtataaataacCACCAAACCTGCAAACAACCTTACCCCTTCTCTTCCATGAAACATATCATATATAGACCATGCAAGCTTTAACATTGCCATGCATCTTCCAAAGCAGCAATTAGAGCCCTATTGCTGCTTGCAATCTGGCGGCCTCTCACCTTGCTGCCCATCCCCTTGTGCTCTTCCACTCTTCTAcgatacataataaaaataatcaggCATCAATTTCGTCATGAGGGGGCAagggtaaaataaataaattacatgaAATTTATGTACCTTTTGTGCAAATGAGGACTGCAGCAACATTTTCATGCATTGTAACAAGGATCGAATGAAAAATTAGCATCACTTGAAATTCCAAAAGGAAAATAAGGCGTATTCATATAAGATGAGACAAATCAAGGATAATGTACCTTCTTGGTCTTACTTTCTTCATCATCCTCATCGTCGTCATcgtcatcttcatcttcatcttcatcatcgtCCTCGTCcacatcatcatcttcatcttcatctacTATCTCATCTCCTTGAATAGCTTCTCCTGTAAACCATGACACTGCATGTGGAATAATCTTGTCTCGAATTGTTGACCTGCACAAATAAACAGGTAGAAGATGAGAAAAAAGAGCCAACAAATATATAGTTTATATGAAGCTTGAGGAGGACTTCAAACTGAGAAAAGCTGAAAAGAGAATGCACCCTATGTCATAATCCTGTTCCATTTGATTTTGTAGCTCTTCAGCCTGTGAAGAAAGAAAGAACGAACGATTAGAAAAGTAGAAGTAATTAATCAATCATCAAATTTTACATGGCTATTTTAATGTTTTCCATACAGTATCTTCATCAATGTCTTCATCATCATCGGGAACTTCAGGAGGATTGAAGAAGTTGAAGAAACTTTCACAGTTTTCTGTTTTAGTGATTGGCTTGGCATTCTTCGATCCCTTCTTAGGCTTCTTTTTAAGGATCTTCTGCGTCAAACACTTTCCTGGATACCATTCAATCTCCGTTCTATAAAACATGAGGAAAACAAATTCAGTTAAAATGTAAGATGTCTTATAATCTGATAATCCAATgagaaatttgaaaaaggaaaaggTAACCGTAATTACCCAATAGCTTTCTCAAGAATAGGTTCATCTTCATCAATCATGTGATATGTCTTTGTcaacaaagtattcttgaaataAGGATTGGGGTCAAAGTAAAACTCAAGCTTGAATCCTTTGGGTTCCTCGATCCTATGCCACTTGATATCCTTGAGATATTTGAGAGCTCCTTCATCACGCTCAGTGATCT containing:
- the LOC107932242 gene encoding nucleosome assembly protein 1;3, with amino-acid sequence MSKEAVNFNMSDLGDALNEEARAGLVNALKNKLQNLAREHTDMLESLSPNVRKRVEVLREIQGQHDELEAKFFEERAALEAKYQKLYQPLYAKRYDIVNGVAEAEGTTNDAAMDQKEDNAAEEKGVPDFWLTAMKNNDVLSDEITERDEGALKYLKDIKWHRIEEPKGFKLEFYFDPNPYFKNTLLTKTYHMIDEDEPILEKAIGTEIEWYPGKCLTQKILKKKPKKGSKNAKPITKTENCESFFNFFNPPEVPDDDEDIDEDTAEELQNQMEQDYDIGSTIRDKIIPHAVSWFTGEAIQGDEIVDEDEDDDVDEDDDEDEDEDDDDDDEDDEESKTKKSSFAQKKSGRAQGDGQQGERPPDCKQQ